In Nostoc sp. CENA543, a single genomic region encodes these proteins:
- the petH gene encoding ferredoxin--NADP reductase, which produces MFNQGAFEGAANGESGSRIFVYEVVGLRQSEETDQTNYPIRKSGSVFIRVPYNRMNQEMQRITRLGGKIVSIQSVSGLQQLNGKATPVTAKSEPAEEQQKNKDNKGNTMTQAKAKKAHADVPVNTYRPNAPFIGKCISNETLVKEGGIGIVQHLKFDLSEGNLKYIEGQSIGIIPPGLDKNGKPEKLRLYSIASTRHGDDVDDKTVSLCVRQLEYKHPETGETVYGVCSTYLTQLKPGDDVKITGPVGKEMLLPDDPEANVIMMATGTGIAPMRAYLWRQFKDAERAANPDYQFKGFSWLIFGVPTTPNILYKEELEEMQQKYPDNFRLTYAISREQKNPQGGRMYIQDRVAEYADELWQLIKNEKTHTYICGLRGMEDGIDAALTAAAAKEGITWSDYQKELKKAGRWHVETY; this is translated from the coding sequence ATGTTCAATCAAGGTGCTTTTGAAGGTGCTGCCAATGGAGAATCAGGTAGCCGCATCTTCGTTTACGAAGTGGTGGGTCTGCGTCAGAGTGAAGAAACTGATCAAACGAACTATCCTATTCGTAAAAGTGGCAGTGTGTTCATTAGAGTGCCTTACAACCGCATGAATCAAGAAATGCAGCGTATCACTCGCTTAGGCGGTAAGATTGTGAGCATTCAATCCGTGAGCGGGCTACAGCAACTCAATGGTAAAGCCACACCTGTAACAGCAAAAAGTGAACCAGCTGAAGAACAGCAGAAGAATAAGGACAACAAAGGCAACACCATGACTCAAGCGAAAGCCAAAAAAGCCCACGCTGACGTTCCCGTAAACACCTACCGCCCCAATGCACCATTTATTGGTAAGTGTATTTCTAACGAAACGTTAGTGAAGGAAGGCGGGATTGGTATTGTTCAGCACCTAAAATTTGACCTTTCCGAAGGTAATTTAAAGTACATCGAAGGTCAAAGTATTGGGATTATTCCCCCTGGTCTAGACAAAAATGGTAAGCCAGAAAAGCTGAGACTGTACTCTATTGCCTCTACTCGTCACGGTGATGATGTTGATGATAAGACAGTTTCACTGTGCGTGCGTCAATTAGAATACAAGCATCCAGAAACTGGTGAAACAGTCTACGGTGTTTGCTCTACATACCTCACTCAGTTAAAACCTGGGGATGATGTGAAAATCACCGGGCCAGTGGGTAAAGAAATGCTGTTACCCGATGACCCAGAAGCTAACGTCATTATGATGGCTACTGGTACAGGTATCGCCCCCATGCGTGCTTACCTGTGGCGGCAGTTTAAGGATGCAGAAAGAGCTGCTAACCCAGATTACCAATTTAAAGGATTTTCTTGGTTGATTTTTGGCGTTCCCACAACTCCTAACATTCTATATAAAGAAGAATTGGAAGAAATGCAGCAGAAGTATCCCGATAACTTCCGCTTGACCTACGCCATCAGCCGGGAACAAAAAAATCCCCAAGGCGGTAGAATGTACATTCAAGACCGCGTAGCAGAATACGCTGATGAACTGTGGCAATTGATCAAAAACGAAAAAACCCACACCTACATCTGCGGTTTGCGCGGTATGGAAGACGGGATTGATGCTGCTTTAACTGCTGCTGCTGCTAAAGAAGGTATAACCTGGAGTGACTATCAAAAGGAACTCAAGAAAGCAGGCCGTTGGCACGTTGAAACATACTAA
- a CDS encoding NYN domain-containing protein: MSCPPVPAVLLVDGYNIIGAWSCLKKTRDTAGLEAARRELVETMTSYSSFQGYETKIVFDAHYQNTASNQEVITELLSIHYTDFGQTADSYIEKTCASLRYEFLQSKMARLIVATSDRAQQLTVQGYGAEWLSAEQLCGEVKTTICLVKQRAKPRQHSPRRLASSIDPKAKQKLVELRMGLK; this comes from the coding sequence ATGTCCTGTCCCCCAGTCCCAGCCGTTTTGTTAGTAGACGGTTATAACATCATAGGTGCTTGGTCTTGCCTCAAAAAAACCCGCGACACTGCCGGACTAGAAGCAGCAAGGCGTGAACTCGTGGAAACCATGACAAGCTACAGTTCTTTTCAAGGGTATGAGACCAAAATAGTGTTTGATGCTCACTATCAAAATACTGCCAGTAATCAGGAAGTAATCACCGAACTTTTATCAATTCACTACACTGATTTTGGGCAAACGGCAGACTCATACATAGAAAAAACCTGTGCATCTTTGCGCTATGAGTTTCTACAGTCTAAGATGGCTCGACTCATTGTTGCCACGTCTGACCGCGCACAACAATTAACAGTACAGGGGTACGGGGCTGAATGGTTATCAGCAGAACAATTGTGCGGTGAAGTTAAAACCACCATTTGTCTAGTTAAACAAAGGGCAAAACCACGCCAACACTCTCCTAGGAGATTGGCCAGCTCTATTGATCCCAAGGCCAAGCAAAAGCTTGTAGAGCTACGTATGGGATTAAAGTAG
- a CDS encoding ribbon-helix-helix domain-containing protein: MKEKHLSIRVPENEMKILEKHAKKTKRTKTDLVREWIRSLEKVDCN; encoded by the coding sequence ATGAAAGAAAAACATTTAAGCATAAGAGTTCCGGAAAACGAAATGAAGATTTTGGAAAAGCACGCCAAGAAAACAAAACGAACCAAAACAGATTTAGTTCGTGAATGGATTCGTTCGCTAGAAAAAGTTGACTGCAACTAA
- a CDS encoding trans-aconitate 2-methyltransferase: MNPNDTAARYDRIAQWWQTQHHDSLYGIAQLERAIKFTSKRHSAVDVGCGSSGRFIRIISQHGFQAEGLDISPEMIHLAKQLHPEITFYTEDICCWIPPKLYSLISAWDSTFHLPLNMQEPVMKKLCDALEPEGVLLFTCGGGHTHGEISGSFQGRDFDYSTLGVDSFLKILTDHSCTCRHLEYDQYPENHVYIIAQKI, encoded by the coding sequence ATGAATCCAAATGATACAGCCGCGCGATATGATCGAATCGCTCAATGGTGGCAGACTCAGCATCACGATTCACTATACGGAATTGCACAATTAGAACGAGCTATAAAGTTTACTTCTAAAAGACACTCAGCTGTTGATGTAGGGTGTGGAAGCAGTGGACGTTTTATCCGAATCATCTCTCAGCATGGGTTTCAAGCTGAAGGACTGGATATTTCTCCAGAAATGATCCATTTAGCCAAGCAGCTGCATCCAGAAATTACATTTTACACCGAAGACATCTGCTGTTGGATACCTCCTAAACTCTACAGCTTAATTTCTGCTTGGGATAGCACTTTTCATCTGCCGCTAAATATGCAAGAGCCTGTGATGAAAAAATTATGTGATGCGCTCGAACCTGAAGGAGTGCTTTTGTTTACCTGTGGTGGTGGACATACACACGGTGAAATTTCTGGGTCATTTCAAGGACGAGACTTTGATTACAGCACTTTAGGAGTAGATAGTTTTCTCAAGATTCTGACCGACCATAGTTGTACGTGTCGTCATCTTGAATACGACCAATATCCGGAAAATCATGTTTACATAATTGCTCAAAAAATCTAA
- a CDS encoding pentapeptide repeat-containing protein, giving the protein MKLKLLAAVALATPLFFVNSVKAGNPQDLQKLLSTGECVGCNLSGMNLSGEHLIGVDLRGANLSGANLSGANLEGADLTNANLKGANLTAAFLTNVNFKKANLNNANMTRAHVFDSNVYQASMENLTITDAEIYNTAIGVGGEAGQEIPDWD; this is encoded by the coding sequence ATGAAACTCAAGCTATTAGCAGCTGTAGCCTTAGCCACTCCCCTATTTTTTGTAAATTCAGTCAAAGCTGGGAATCCACAAGACTTACAAAAACTGTTATCAACTGGGGAATGCGTAGGGTGTAATCTATCAGGCATGAACCTCAGTGGCGAGCATCTAATCGGCGTTGACTTACGAGGGGCAAATCTATCTGGTGCAAATCTATCTGGTGCTAACCTCGAAGGTGCTGATTTGACTAACGCCAATTTGAAAGGAGCAAATCTTACCGCCGCCTTTCTTACCAACGTCAACTTCAAAAAAGCCAACTTAAATAACGCCAACATGACCCGCGCTCATGTTTTCGATTCCAACGTGTATCAAGCATCAATGGAAAATCTCACCATCACAGATGCAGAAATTTATAATACTGCGATCGGCGTTGGTGGCGAAGCAGGTCAAGAAATTCCCGACTGGGATTAG
- a CDS encoding glycoside hydrolase family 10 protein codes for MEIRGVWLTTTDSQVLRSRQNIAEAMDFLATTGFNVVFPVVWNQAVTLYPSQTMRQTFGLEIDPLSVGRDPLLEVVTEARRVGLKVIPWFEYGFASSYNLNGGLLLQQKPEWAARDSQGNLLKKNGFEWLNALNPDVQAFLMNLVLEVVNNYDVDGIQGDDRFPALPCEGGYDADTIARYRQEFHRQPPLNPKDRHWLQWRADILTTFWARLYQQVKAVNPNLLVSIAPNIHDWAFREYLQDTPTWLNQGIVDIIHPQIYRRDFPSYRAIANKLVKEQFTAATLPKLAPGILLKLGTYCISPQYLVQTIEYNRQIGIKGEVCFFYEGLRENNHTLARVLQNHLYAKSAAFPTCSDLTGMA; via the coding sequence ATGGAAATACGCGGTGTCTGGTTAACTACTACCGATAGTCAAGTTTTGCGTTCACGGCAAAATATTGCTGAAGCTATGGATTTTCTGGCTACCACTGGGTTTAATGTGGTGTTTCCTGTGGTGTGGAATCAAGCTGTGACTTTGTATCCTAGTCAGACGATGCGGCAAACCTTTGGCTTGGAAATTGATCCCCTATCAGTCGGGCGTGATCCTTTATTGGAGGTAGTGACGGAGGCGCGGCGAGTTGGATTAAAAGTCATCCCTTGGTTTGAATATGGCTTTGCCAGTTCCTACAATTTAAACGGGGGCTTACTGTTACAGCAGAAACCAGAATGGGCAGCGCGTGATTCCCAAGGTAATCTGCTCAAGAAAAATGGTTTTGAGTGGTTGAATGCCCTGAACCCAGATGTCCAAGCATTTTTGATGAATTTAGTCTTGGAAGTGGTGAATAATTATGATGTGGATGGCATTCAAGGTGACGATCGCTTTCCGGCTTTACCCTGTGAAGGTGGGTATGATGCGGATACTATCGCCCGCTATCGTCAGGAATTTCACCGCCAACCACCGCTAAATCCCAAAGATAGACACTGGTTACAATGGCGCGCTGATATTTTGACAACATTTTGGGCAAGGCTATATCAGCAAGTAAAAGCCGTTAACCCAAACTTATTGGTGTCTATCGCGCCTAATATCCATGACTGGGCATTTCGGGAATATTTGCAAGATACGCCCACATGGTTAAACCAGGGAATAGTGGATATAATTCACCCGCAAATTTATCGGCGGGATTTTCCCAGTTACCGAGCGATCGCCAATAAACTAGTCAAAGAACAATTTACTGCTGCCACCTTACCAAAATTAGCCCCAGGAATCCTGCTGAAGTTAGGAACTTATTGCATCAGTCCCCAATATTTGGTGCAGACGATTGAGTATAACCGTCAAATAGGGATTAAAGGCGAAGTCTGCTTTTTTTATGAAGGTTTAAGAGAGAATAATCATACCTTAGCTAGAGTTCTGCAAAATCATCTCTATGCTAAATCCGCCGCATTTCCCACTTGCAGTGATTTAACTGGAATGGCGTAA
- a CDS encoding S-layer homology domain-containing protein, producing MTKPPTDQDSSPSTALGFDEFIGIFVAFLTIGGILLWSFSRQESGWNLNGLLSLNTTAPSATTNPPTPSLTPQLPADTDARLPNVSAPPETDIVEPPVIPSPSFQETPTPQPPAKLPPAALSLSVELNSAEKSPSLPLVTPSAQKSTIPPPIAFNDVPPKFWAGDFIDALSARKIIQGFPDYTFRPNLSVSRAEFAAILQKAFDQETTAATIPFRDVSAEFWAKPAINHAISTKFLKGYPNQTFQPQQNISRSQVLVALASGLNLQPPANPTQVLSIYQDVQDIPKYAVDKVAAATVNGLVVNYPQAKVLAPNQAATRAEVAAMIHQALVLTGKLEKIHNSKVQNQESPNP from the coding sequence ATGACAAAACCTCCCACTGATCAAGACTCATCTCCATCGACGGCTTTAGGCTTCGATGAATTTATCGGGATTTTCGTAGCTTTCCTCACCATCGGAGGAATTTTGCTTTGGTCGTTTTCTCGTCAAGAATCTGGCTGGAATTTAAATGGCCTATTATCTTTAAACACCACTGCGCCTAGTGCTACAACTAATCCCCCTACACCGTCTCTAACTCCACAGTTACCAGCAGATACCGATGCGCGCTTACCTAATGTGTCTGCACCTCCAGAGACAGATATAGTTGAACCTCCAGTGATTCCTTCACCTAGTTTTCAGGAAACACCAACTCCCCAACCGCCAGCAAAGTTACCACCAGCTGCTTTATCTTTGTCGGTAGAGTTGAATTCTGCTGAAAAATCCCCATCTTTACCCTTAGTCACGCCATCTGCACAAAAATCTACGATTCCGCCACCAATAGCTTTTAATGATGTACCTCCTAAATTTTGGGCTGGTGATTTTATTGATGCGCTGTCTGCGCGTAAAATTATTCAAGGTTTTCCAGACTATACTTTTAGACCAAATTTATCGGTCAGTCGTGCGGAATTTGCGGCTATATTACAAAAAGCTTTTGACCAAGAAACTACAGCAGCTACCATCCCTTTTCGGGATGTATCGGCAGAATTTTGGGCTAAACCAGCAATTAATCACGCTATTAGCACCAAATTTTTAAAGGGTTATCCTAATCAGACTTTTCAACCACAACAAAACATTTCGCGATCGCAAGTTTTAGTCGCCTTAGCCAGTGGCTTAAATCTCCAACCACCAGCTAATCCCACTCAGGTTTTAAGCATTTATCAAGATGTTCAGGATATCCCAAAATATGCTGTTGATAAGGTGGCAGCTGCTACTGTTAACGGTTTAGTGGTTAATTATCCTCAAGCCAAAGTTTTAGCCCCTAATCAAGCTGCTACCCGTGCCGAAGTCGCAGCAATGATTCACCAAGCGTTAGTATTAACAGGAAAGTTAGAGAAAATCCACAATTCCAAAGTCCAAAATCAGGAAAGCCCTAATCCATAG
- a CDS encoding phosphoribulokinase, with protein MTSKPERVVLIGVAGDSGCGKSTFLRRLIDLFGEEFMTVICLDDYHCLDRKQRKETGITALDPRANNFDLMYEQIKALKEGQSINKPIYNHETGMIDPPEIVEPNHIVVVEGLHPLYDERVRSLLDFSVYFDISDEVKIAWKIQRDMAERGHRYEDVLAAINSRKPDFQKYIEPQREFADVVLQVLPTNLIKNDTERKVLRVRMLQREGKEGFEPVYLFDEGSSIQWTPCGRKLTCSYPGMQLYYGSDVYYGRYVSVLEVDGQFDNLEEVIYIENHLSKTSTKYQGEMTHLLLQHREYPGSNNGTGLFQVLTGLKMRATYERLTSKEAQIAVQV; from the coding sequence ATGACAAGTAAGCCGGAACGCGTGGTACTGATTGGAGTAGCCGGAGACTCTGGGTGCGGTAAATCTACGTTTTTGCGTCGGTTGATCGATTTGTTTGGCGAAGAGTTTATGACAGTCATCTGTTTAGATGACTATCACTGCTTAGATCGCAAACAACGTAAAGAAACCGGGATCACTGCACTTGACCCTAGAGCCAATAACTTTGACCTGATGTATGAGCAAATTAAGGCTCTGAAAGAAGGTCAATCGATTAATAAGCCGATTTATAACCACGAAACCGGCATGATCGATCCCCCAGAGATCGTAGAACCAAACCATATTGTTGTGGTTGAGGGTCTACACCCCCTGTATGATGAACGGGTGCGATCGCTGCTCGATTTTAGCGTTTACTTCGACATCAGCGATGAAGTAAAAATTGCCTGGAAAATCCAACGCGATATGGCAGAAAGAGGCCATCGCTATGAAGATGTCTTAGCCGCTATCAACTCCCGTAAACCCGATTTCCAAAAATACATCGAACCCCAAAGAGAATTCGCCGATGTAGTCCTGCAAGTATTACCTACCAACTTAATTAAAAACGATACAGAGCGTAAAGTTTTACGGGTACGGATGCTACAACGGGAAGGCAAAGAAGGATTTGAACCAGTTTATCTGTTTGATGAAGGTTCAAGCATTCAGTGGACTCCCTGCGGACGCAAATTGACCTGCTCTTACCCAGGTATGCAACTATACTATGGTTCTGACGTTTACTATGGTCGTTACGTCTCTGTGTTAGAAGTAGATGGACAATTTGATAACTTAGAAGAAGTCATCTACATCGAAAATCACCTCAGCAAAACATCCACCAAGTACCAAGGTGAGATGACCCATCTGTTGTTACAACACCGTGAGTATCCTGGTTCTAACAATGGTACTGGTTTATTCCAAGTGTTAACAGGTCTGAAAATGCGTGCTACTTACGAACGTTTAACATCAAAAGAAGCTCAGATAGCAGTTCAAGTTTAA
- the metK gene encoding methionine adenosyltransferase, whose translation MSRRYLFTSESVTEGHPDKICDQISDTILDTLLAQDPSSRVAAEVVVNTGLVLITGEITTKANVNYVNIARKKIAEIGYINADNGFSANSTSVIVALDEQSPDIAQGVNTAQETRQQDSDELFDSIGAGDQGIMFGFACNETPELMPLPVSLAHRIARRLAAVRKTGDLSYLRPDGKTQVTVIYEDGRPVGIDTILISTQHTATIGDITDEAAVQAKIKQDLWTAVVEPVFGDLEIKPDQDTRFLVNPTGKFVIGGPQGDSGLTGRKIIVDTYGGYSRHGGGAFSGKDPTKVDRSAAYAARYVAKNIVAAGLAEKCEVQLSYAIGVARPVSIFLDTFGTGTVDDETLLELVKQNFELRPAGIIHAFNLRNLPSERGGRFYQDVAAYGHFGRNDLDLPWERTDKAEFLKQAASQAMSAAIAQALK comes from the coding sequence TTGTCTCGACGTTATTTATTTACTTCCGAGTCAGTTACCGAAGGTCATCCTGATAAAATCTGTGATCAGATTTCTGACACGATTTTAGACACCTTACTCGCACAAGACCCCTCTAGCCGAGTTGCCGCAGAGGTAGTGGTCAATACTGGCTTGGTGTTAATCACTGGTGAAATCACCACCAAAGCCAATGTCAATTATGTCAATATTGCCCGCAAAAAAATTGCGGAAATTGGCTACATTAATGCTGACAATGGCTTTTCTGCTAACAGCACTAGTGTGATTGTGGCTTTAGATGAACAATCACCAGATATTGCTCAAGGTGTAAACACAGCCCAAGAAACCCGCCAGCAAGATAGTGATGAACTATTTGATTCTATTGGTGCTGGTGATCAAGGGATTATGTTTGGTTTTGCTTGCAACGAAACCCCAGAATTGATGCCCTTACCTGTGAGTTTAGCGCACCGCATTGCGCGCCGACTCGCCGCAGTGCGTAAAACGGGAGATTTGTCCTACTTACGTCCTGATGGTAAAACTCAGGTGACTGTTATTTATGAAGATGGTCGTCCTGTCGGGATTGATACTATTCTGATTTCCACTCAACACACAGCTACCATTGGTGATATTACCGATGAGGCCGCAGTGCAAGCCAAAATTAAGCAAGACCTGTGGACTGCTGTAGTTGAACCTGTGTTTGGCGATTTGGAGATTAAACCAGACCAAGACACACGATTTTTAGTCAACCCCACCGGTAAATTCGTCATTGGTGGGCCTCAAGGTGACTCCGGTTTGACGGGACGCAAAATTATTGTAGATACCTACGGTGGTTATTCCCGACATGGCGGTGGTGCTTTCTCTGGTAAAGACCCCACAAAAGTAGACCGTTCTGCCGCTTATGCAGCTCGTTATGTAGCTAAGAATATTGTGGCGGCTGGGTTGGCAGAAAAATGTGAAGTACAGTTAAGTTATGCCATTGGTGTAGCGCGACCTGTCAGCATTTTCTTGGATACCTTCGGTACTGGTACAGTCGATGATGAAACCTTACTGGAACTAGTCAAACAAAATTTTGAACTACGTCCGGCGGGAATTATTCATGCTTTCAACTTACGTAACCTCCCAAGTGAAAGAGGCGGACGTTTTTATCAGGACGTTGCAGCTTACGGTCACTTTGGACGCAATGATTTAGATTTGCCTTGGGAACGTACCGATAAAGCTGAATTTTTGAAGCAAGCAGCTAGTCAGGCTATGTCAGCTGCGATCGCTCAAGCTTTAAAGTAG
- a CDS encoding alpha/beta fold hydrolase, producing the protein MSVVQDSWQHAYINTNGIKLHYVTQGTGRLMLMLHGFPEFWYSWRHQIPKFAEKFQAVALDLRGYNDSDKPTSKSAYVMDEFIKDIAGVIQGLGHDSCILVGHDWGGAIAWNFAYAHPEMVERLIILNLPHPAKFTQGLLTLSQLRRSWYIFLFQLPWLPELMLKADNYLAIANMIPQTAVNQTAFTPDDIAAYQQASAKTGAITAMLNYYRNLFSSLIFQKNWEILETPTLLIWGENDTALGKELTYNTQDYVKHLQIKYIPQCGHCVQQEKPELVNRYMQEYLVI; encoded by the coding sequence ATGTCTGTGGTTCAGGATTCTTGGCAGCACGCATATATCAATACCAATGGGATAAAACTGCACTATGTCACCCAAGGAACAGGACGCTTGATGCTGATGTTACATGGGTTTCCTGAGTTTTGGTATTCTTGGCGGCATCAAATTCCTAAATTTGCGGAAAAGTTTCAAGCCGTGGCTTTAGATTTACGTGGTTATAACGATAGTGATAAACCTACCAGTAAATCCGCTTATGTCATGGATGAATTTATTAAAGACATTGCGGGAGTAATTCAAGGATTAGGACACGATAGTTGTATTTTAGTTGGACATGATTGGGGTGGGGCGATCGCCTGGAATTTTGCCTATGCTCATCCTGAAATGGTCGAACGTTTAATTATTCTCAATCTGCCTCATCCTGCTAAATTTACTCAAGGTTTATTGACTCTCTCACAGTTACGCCGCAGTTGGTATATCTTCCTATTTCAACTACCTTGGCTACCAGAATTGATGCTCAAAGCTGATAATTATCTGGCGATCGCGAATATGATTCCTCAGACAGCAGTTAATCAAACAGCATTTACTCCAGATGATATTGCCGCTTATCAACAAGCATCTGCTAAAACTGGGGCAATCACAGCTATGTTGAACTACTACCGCAATCTTTTTTCCAGTCTCATATTCCAAAAAAATTGGGAAATTTTAGAGACTCCTACGCTGTTGATTTGGGGTGAAAATGATACCGCTTTAGGCAAAGAGCTTACTTACAACACTCAAGACTATGTAAAACATCTCCAGATTAAGTATATTCCCCAGTGTGGACATTGTGTTCAACAAGAAAAACCAGAATTAGTTAATCGGTATATGCAAGAATACTTAGTTATTTAA
- a CDS encoding CAAD domain-containing protein: protein MQEPEFAQTQPKEATMPDINNQTGTITKLQPPVQSQEEWGKYVEQVSQFLATLPDYVGNFFNQYKQPLVIVGLIVGSLVTVRVLLAVLDALNDIPLVAPTFELIGIGYSAWFVYRYLLKASTRQELNNEITTLKSQVVGQDGSDN, encoded by the coding sequence ATGCAAGAACCAGAATTCGCCCAAACCCAACCTAAAGAGGCAACAATGCCAGATATCAACAACCAAACAGGAACTATTACCAAACTCCAGCCCCCTGTACAGTCTCAAGAGGAATGGGGAAAATACGTAGAACAAGTTTCTCAATTTTTAGCAACTCTGCCTGATTATGTGGGCAATTTCTTTAATCAATATAAACAGCCTTTAGTCATTGTAGGCTTAATTGTAGGTTCACTAGTGACCGTCAGGGTACTTTTGGCGGTATTAGACGCGTTGAATGATATTCCTTTAGTAGCACCAACTTTTGAATTGATTGGCATTGGTTATTCTGCTTGGTTTGTTTACCGCTACTTACTCAAAGCTTCAACCAGACAAGAGTTAAACAATGAAATCACAACTCTGAAGTCCCAAGTAGTTGGTCAAGATGGTTCAGACAACTAA
- a CDS encoding homoserine dehydrogenase → MGVKLGILGLGTVGTGTVKLLQDAAGRHPLLQEIEIYRVGVRSLDKPRNVQLPAQVITTDLAAIVNDPAVDIVVEVMGGLEPARSLILQALKNGKHVVTANKAAISRFGAEIFTTANQAGLYVMLEAAVGGGIPVIQPLKQALSVNRIHTVTGIVNGTTNYILTRMQTEGSDFADVLADAQRLGYAEADPTADVDGLDAGDKIAILASLAFDGRIHLQDVHCEGIRQVSKTDIAYAEKLGFVIKLLAIATNKVSDAAQLSIRVHPTLVPKAHPLASINGVYNAILVEGEPIGQVMFFGPGAGEGATASAVTSDILSLVAAVKSNTAAPNPLLTCRHEDYCQIAPISDLVTRFYARFLTQDQSGVIGKLGTCFGNHGVSIESIVQTGFQGDLAEIVVVTHDVKEGDFRQAVAEIQSLAAIDSVPSILRVL, encoded by the coding sequence GTGGGTGTAAAGCTGGGAATTTTAGGATTAGGTACAGTCGGAACAGGAACGGTAAAGTTGCTGCAAGACGCAGCTGGTCGTCATCCGTTATTGCAAGAAATTGAAATTTATCGTGTGGGCGTACGATCGCTCGATAAACCCCGTAATGTACAATTACCTGCACAGGTCATTACTACAGATTTAGCAGCAATTGTCAATGACCCCGCAGTAGATATTGTAGTCGAGGTGATGGGAGGATTAGAGCCAGCGCGATCGCTCATCCTCCAAGCGTTGAAAAACGGTAAACACGTTGTTACCGCCAATAAAGCTGCCATTTCTCGCTTTGGGGCAGAAATTTTCACCACTGCCAATCAAGCAGGCTTATACGTCATGTTAGAGGCGGCGGTGGGGGGTGGGATTCCAGTCATTCAACCCTTAAAACAAGCTTTAAGTGTGAACCGCATTCATACCGTCACTGGTATAGTCAACGGTACTACCAACTACATCCTGACGCGGATGCAAACAGAAGGTAGCGACTTTGCTGATGTGTTAGCGGATGCTCAACGCTTAGGTTACGCGGAAGCTGACCCTACGGCAGATGTTGATGGTTTAGACGCTGGAGATAAAATTGCCATCTTGGCATCTTTAGCTTTTGACGGTCGGATTCATTTACAAGACGTTCACTGTGAAGGCATTCGCCAAGTTAGTAAAACTGATATAGCCTATGCCGAAAAATTGGGATTTGTGATTAAATTACTAGCGATCGCTACTAATAAAGTCAGCGATGCTGCCCAATTATCTATCAGAGTTCATCCCACCCTCGTACCCAAGGCGCATCCCTTAGCCAGCATTAACGGTGTTTATAATGCCATTCTGGTAGAAGGAGAACCCATCGGTCAGGTGATGTTCTTTGGCCCTGGTGCGGGTGAAGGTGCTACTGCTAGTGCGGTGACTTCCGACATTTTGAGTCTAGTAGCTGCTGTAAAAAGTAATACCGCCGCACCCAATCCTCTATTAACTTGTAGACATGAGGATTATTGCCAAATTGCCCCCATATCAGACCTCGTAACTCGATTTTATGCCCGATTCCTCACCCAAGACCAATCGGGAGTCATCGGTAAATTGGGAACTTGCTTTGGCAATCATGGCGTGAGTATAGAGTCTATTGTGCAGACTGGTTTTCAAGGAGACTTAGCAGAGATCGTAGTTGTCACCCATGACGTAAAAGAAGGCGATTTCCGCCAAGCCGTCGCAGAAATCCAGAGTTTAGCCGCAATTGATAGCGTTCCCAGCATTTTGCGGGTGTTGTAA
- a CDS encoding DUF427 domain-containing protein, which translates to MYPQRIEPQPGQESVWDYPRPPRLEDTNKHIQVIFNGVEIVNTRHAKRVLETSHPPTYYISPTDIKMEYLVLTPQSSFCEWKGRSGYYTIRVGEKEVQNAAWFYASPTRAFADIKDYVAFYAHFMDACYVDGEQVEPQPGNFYGGWITSDVVGPFKGIPGSWGW; encoded by the coding sequence ATGTATCCTCAACGCATTGAACCCCAACCTGGACAAGAATCTGTTTGGGACTATCCCCGTCCTCCCCGCTTGGAGGACACAAACAAACACATTCAGGTAATTTTTAATGGTGTAGAAATCGTAAACACCCGCCACGCCAAGCGTGTGTTAGAAACTAGCCATCCACCCACGTACTATATCTCGCCTACAGACATCAAAATGGAATACTTGGTGTTAACACCACAGTCTAGTTTTTGTGAATGGAAGGGACGCTCTGGATACTATACAATCCGAGTGGGTGAGAAGGAAGTCCAAAATGCAGCTTGGTTTTACGCCAGTCCGACGCGCGCTTTTGCAGATATTAAAGATTATGTGGCTTTCTATGCCCATTTCATGGATGCTTGCTACGTTGATGGTGAACAAGTAGAACCACAACCAGGAAACTTTTATGGTGGTTGGATAACTAGCGATGTTGTTGGCCCTTTTAAGGGTATTCCTGGTAGTTGGGGATGGTGA